In one window of Campylobacter hepaticus DNA:
- a CDS encoding DNA-directed RNA polymerase subunit omega, protein MSKRIEEVAAKALEKMDNDRYRLSLVVAKRSEQLANGAAPLVDLDKNKNKLADIALYEIAEDKITLEGLVENSR, encoded by the coding sequence ATGAGTAAAAGAATAGAAGAAGTAGCAGCAAAAGCTTTAGAAAAAATGGATAATGATAGATACCGTCTTTCTTTAGTGGTGGCTAAAAGATCAGAACAATTAGCTAATGGAGCAGCACCTTTAGTAGATTTAGATAAAAATAAAAATAAACTCGCAGACATAGCTTTATATGAGATTGCAGAGGATAAAATTACTTTAGAGGGTTTAGTTGAAAACAGTCGATGA